TCGATAAACGTCTGGCGAAACCGATGTGGCCTCGGCACGCTTGCCGAAAAGCTTTTCCAATTGTTCGCGTTCCGACGCGTACTGCGACTCTTGCAATATGACCGGCCAGTTAACCTCGCCGGTCAGTGGATCGAGTTCAGCCGAGGTGAGGCGTCGCGGCAGTCCCTGCCGGGCGTTACGGGCAATTTCTTCTTGCGAGAGACGGGGCGAGCGCTTCGATTCGCGATAGGCCCGGTTGGCCCTGCGCATCTGGTAGTAAGCTTCGGTCCACTGGACCCGGTTTTGAATGTCTTGCGAGCGGGCAGCGACATAGTTTTGTGCTGCCAGAGAGTCCATCAAATTCGCTTCGCCCGCCGAGCGAACGACGTCGGCAAAGCCGCGCTGATAGCCCTCTGCCGCTGTCGAGGCTCCAAAACCCGGCGCGAAGAATTGCGCCACCGCCGCGACGGGCGCCAGCATGCCCAGCCCAAGGAATGCCCAGCACAGCCGATTCATTTTGATCTCCTCGCGCGAAAACTTTCGCTCTATGGGCCGGTCCCACGTGCGCGACGTAAACATAGACACACGGCTAAGAAGGCGAACGCCGAACGGCGTGCGAGCGCAAGTTTCGGCAGCGGACAAGGATCGAAGCGTTATTCTAGCTTTGAGAGCGCGAATGTCCACGCGCGCAATCGTCTGCTAGTTCTTTGCATCGCGGCGGGCTTGAGCGCGCTTGCCACTGGACTTCACATGACTTTTCAGGCGCGTTGTTTTGCCGCTACGGGCCACGCGTGAATGCTTGGCTGCGGTGGTGGCTTGCCGCTGTTTCGCTTCGTTGACGATTGCCGGAATCTTATGGCGCACTTTTGGCAGCACTGATTTCTTTGTTGAAACCGCGGGCGCAACGGCCTTTGCCGGCGCTGCCGCCTGGTTCACGGATACCGAGGGCTTAGCCGCCGACGCCGTCCCCTTGGTGGAGTGCGTCGAGACCTTGGCCGAGGGAACGGCCGAAGGCTTCGTCTCGGCTTTCGGCTCGCTATTGACTAGATCTTGCGCGGCAATCATCCCTTTGCGAACGGCCGCGCGCGTGGCCCGATGCTCTGCGCTACGATCCTGCTTGGATTTGGCCCGTGGCTTGTCGGCGGAATGATCGGCAGAGGAGTCGAGCGAAGCTAACCTGGCTTCGAAGCTCGCCAAGGCCTCGCGAAAGATCTCTCCTTTGAGCTTCGTGTTTGCTTCGATTTTGCCAAAGCCGACTTGACTGCTGTGCGCCCGCGATTGGCCCCGCTTCAAATCGCGCCACTTAGTCGTCAGTTTCCTTGCGCGGGCGGCCAGCTGCTTGACCTTGGCAGGGCTGAGAGCCTCGAGTTCGCCTTTGCGACTCGCCCGCACCAGCGCGGCCTCGGAATCTGTACACAGCGTCTTCACTTTAGCAGCAGGGACTGTCATCGCGGCGGTTCCCAGAAGGCTGGTCGATCAGAGTCAACGAAAGCATAGCATACGTCAGAAATGTATGCATGTATCCGGCGCGATCTGAATCGGGTGACGCACAGCAGGCAGAGAGGCAAAATCACCGAATGCCTTGGACGGCGATTGCCGCTTGGGACAGGACGCGATCAATGAATGGCTGGCGCTGCCCGATAGCGTCGACGCTACGCTACGCATAGAGTAACGACTGAGTTGTTCCCAGCGAGCTTGAACCGATCGATCCCCTATGAGCCACCGCGATGCTATTCGGCCGGATTGCGACCGACCACGCGGCGCAGTGCCGGTGTTGCGGGCGATGGCGGGCAGTTGGAAGTCGCTGGTCATGTACGAATTGCTGATGTCGCTCGTCAGCGCAACGGTCCTAGCCCCCTTGGTGTTGGCCGGATCTTACCAGTTGATCGGGATCTCGGGCGAGGTAGTCCTCGGCAACTGGGATCTCATCCGGTTTTTGGCCTCGCCCTTGGGGCTAGTGGCGTTGTTGCTAACCGTCAGCCTGTCATTGAGCCTGCTGCTCATCGAATACGCAGGGCTAATCCTGCTGGCCGACGCTGCGCTGCACGGAATAGCGCCTTCGATGCGCCAGATTGTTGCCCGCATGTTTGCTGCGGCACCGCGATTGTTTGCGTTGGCGAGTTTGCAGTCGGCAGTTGTCCTGCTCGCGCTGCTGCCGTTTTTAGGTCTCGCCGGTGCCACGTACTGGTTACTGTTGGCAGGCTCGGACATCAATTTCTATCTCGCCGAGCGACCGCCGCGTTTTTGGCTGGCAATAGCAATCGGCGCTGTTTTTGCCATCGGACTTGCCATATCCGCGGCGTGGCTGTTCGTTCAGTGGGCCCTTTCCGTGCCGCTATGCTTATTGAACGGCCAATCCTGGCTGGGAGCGTTGCGTCTGAGTTCGCGACTGGCGCGTGGTCGAAGTCGGCGACTACTGCTTCTGATCGTTGGCTGGCTGGTGACCAAGGAAGTTGTGCTTCTCCTTGCCCTCAATGGCTTGGACGGACTCAACGAAATACTGTTGGCAGCTTTCTCGCAGCGCCTTTCGACCATTTTATGGTCCACGATGGCGCTGCTGGTGTTTGACACGCTCGCGCTCCAGCTTCTCGGGGCGGTGTTTGCCATCGGTTTGGCGGCGCTGATTGCCTATGAGTATGAGCAAGCTCGGCTGCAAGAGGCCGTTTCTCTGCTCAGCACGATTTGGGATCCGGCGGAATTGGCTGCGCCGTGGCCAGCCTGGCGAACGCGTGTGGCGATCATCGTTCTGGCCGTTGCGGGACCGATCGCCAGCATCGGTTACGCGATCGTGGCGACGCGCGAGTACGCTGAGCACCACGCGGCCAACGTCACCGCGCACCGTGCCGGCCCCAAGGCCGCACCGGAAAATAGTCTTCTGGCACTGCAAATGTCGATCGATGCCCACGCTGATTTTGTTGAGATCGACGTACAGCAGACGGCCGACGGACATGTCGTATTGCTGCACGACCGCGACTTGCGGCGGGTCACCGGGGACGTGCGCGATCTGCACGAAATGCAACTGGCTGAATTACAGGATCTGCGGTTGACGGTCGAGGGACAATCGACCGCGGCTCGCATTCCAACGCTTGCCGAGTTCATCGCCGCTTGCGACGGCCAGATCCGATTGAACGTGGAAATGAAAGATTTCGGGCATGGCACGCACTTGGCCGCGGCCGTGTTGGATGTGCTGCGCGATCATGACTTTGCGCAACGGGCCATTATTTCATGTTTTGAACTGGCGCCTCTCGCCGAAATACGCCGAGCCGAGCCGAGCTTGCCTATCGGGGCGATAGTATCCGTCGCTCAAGGCGATATCACCTTGCTACCGGTCGACTTTCTGAGTTTGAATCATCGCCTGGTAAGCGGAAACGTGGTGCGCCGCGCGCACCAACGAGGTATGCAAGTCCATGTCTGGACCGTCAATGAGCGGGAGATGGCGTTGCGCCTATTAGATCTCGGGTGCGACAATCTCATTACGAGCGACCCGATGCTGATGCGAGAAGTCGTCGATTGGTACGCCGGTTTGGGTCAGGTTGAACGGATGCTGCTCCGGTTGCGACGCTGGCTGCGCGAATAAGCGCCTCGATGGGATCGAAGAACGTCAATCAGGCAATTGCCCTGCGATGTCTTCGTAATCGGCAAGGTCGGTGCATATTGTCGCATTCGCCAAAATCGACCAATGGCGGCGCGTCGTAAGTGCCGAGAAATCGAAAATCATAGTTCGCCTACTTTTGGGCTAGGGTTCGCTGCTTTCTCTCCTCTCGCGCAGCCCGCGTTTTAATCGTGAAACTGCGTAAATCGAAAATCTCCTGCCGTTCGCAGCCCGGAATCGCCGGCCTATGGGCGCCACTGGGATTGGCGATCGCGCTATTGTTGTCTGGGTCTACTTCGGCACAGCAGTCGGATTGCGCCGTCGACTCCTCTTGTTACGAGGCCAGTCACCTTACCGGCGACTGGTGGGGAGCGCGGACAGGTCTGGCCGCGGGGGGCGTAACGCTGCAGGCAGACAGTACCAACTTTTTGTTCGGCAATACCACCGGTGGCGTACAGCGCGCCGCAGATTTTGGAGGCCACGGCGACTATGTGATGTTGATCGACGGTGAGAAGCTGGGAATCCAGGACGGCCTGTCGTTGAAGATTCGCGCCGAGCATCGCTATGGCCAAACCATCGTCAGTGACGTGGGCTGTTTCATTTCCCCGACGCTGACCGCCGATCTGCCTGTGTTCGGCAGCGACCAACTGTACCTTACCAATTTTCTGCTTACGCAAACCGTCGGAGATTCGCTAGCCGTCTACGCCGGCAAGATGGATACGCTCGACGGCGACATGAACGCCTATGCTCACGGACGCGGTAAGACTCAGTTTTCGAACATGGCGTTTGTCTTCAATCCGATCGTCGGCGCGACGGTCCCCTATTCGACGTTGGGGGCGGGGTTCGTCATTCTTCGCGAAAAGGTGCCGCTGCTGACCTTCAGCATCCTCAATTCGACTGACACGACTAACACCAGCGGTTTCAAGCAGTTGTTCAACGACGGTGTCTTGTTGTCCGCGAGTCTGCGGTTGCCGACCCAACTGCTGGGCATGTCCGGGCACCACTTGCTCGGGGCCACCTGGAATAGCCAGAATTACACTTCGATCAGTGAGGCGTACATCGAGTATCCGAACGTCGCAATACCAACCACGCGCGGATCGTGGTCTCTGTTCTGGAATTTCGATCAGCCTTTGGTCACATTTTCGGACGACACTGCACGTGGTTGGGGAACGTTTGGCCGTGCCGGTATTGCAGACGACAATACCAGTCCGCTAGCGTGGTTCTTGAGCTTTGGAATC
Above is a window of Pirellulales bacterium DNA encoding:
- a CDS encoding glycerophosphodiester phosphodiesterase family protein, encoding MSHRDAIRPDCDRPRGAVPVLRAMAGSWKSLVMYELLMSLVSATVLAPLVLAGSYQLIGISGEVVLGNWDLIRFLASPLGLVALLLTVSLSLSLLLIEYAGLILLADAALHGIAPSMRQIVARMFAAAPRLFALASLQSAVVLLALLPFLGLAGATYWLLLAGSDINFYLAERPPRFWLAIAIGAVFAIGLAISAAWLFVQWALSVPLCLLNGQSWLGALRLSSRLARGRSRRLLLLIVGWLVTKEVVLLLALNGLDGLNEILLAAFSQRLSTILWSTMALLVFDTLALQLLGAVFAIGLAALIAYEYEQARLQEAVSLLSTIWDPAELAAPWPAWRTRVAIIVLAVAGPIASIGYAIVATREYAEHHAANVTAHRAGPKAAPENSLLALQMSIDAHADFVEIDVQQTADGHVVLLHDRDLRRVTGDVRDLHEMQLAELQDLRLTVEGQSTAARIPTLAEFIAACDGQIRLNVEMKDFGHGTHLAAAVLDVLRDHDFAQRAIISCFELAPLAEIRRAEPSLPIGAIVSVAQGDITLLPVDFLSLNHRLVSGNVVRRAHQRGMQVHVWTVNEREMALRLLDLGCDNLITSDPMLMREVVDWYAGLGQVERMLLRLRRWLRE
- a CDS encoding carbohydrate porin, which encodes MKLRKSKISCRSQPGIAGLWAPLGLAIALLLSGSTSAQQSDCAVDSSCYEASHLTGDWWGARTGLAAGGVTLQADSTNFLFGNTTGGVQRAADFGGHGDYVMLIDGEKLGIQDGLSLKIRAEHRYGQTIVSDVGCFISPTLTADLPVFGSDQLYLTNFLLTQTVGDSLAVYAGKMDTLDGDMNAYAHGRGKTQFSNMAFVFNPIVGATVPYSTLGAGFVILREKVPLLTFSILNSTDTTNTSGFKQLFNDGVLLSASLRLPTQLLGMSGHHLLGATWNSQNYTSISEAYIEYPNVAIPTTRGSWSLFWNFDQPLVTFSDDTARGWGTFGRAGIADDNTSPLAWFLSFGIGGDSPLVSRPADTFGVGWYYGGTSNKIGPLITAQYGPIGNGEGVECFYNIQLTEAIRLTPDLQVIVPALEDIGTALVIGVRAQLIF